The following are encoded in a window of Aerococcus sanguinicola genomic DNA:
- a CDS encoding prephenate dehydratase, translated as MKVAYQGIVGSYSEAALAHWQKMPVQEGLYEGLPYDGFGRMVDDLLSGKIDRAVMPIENSTTGLITRTLDLFRYQQVYAEAEHYQPIRHVLWGVEGAQLSQLKQVYSHPEALSQCTNFFADHPWIQPISYKDTAQAAQFIAQEGDPSLGALSSERCGEIYHLQALARQVQNESTNMTRFFMMRRYRDELLNLDKDQLLVHLLADHPWASRLMLYVETAHKPGALHQLLTIFNLFNCNLEGLDARPIQDQPFSYGFFIEVDIQGLEGQAQLFWQMLEHASQYIQIIACMEAQEAEISYLT; from the coding sequence ATGAAAGTTGCTTACCAGGGTATTGTTGGATCTTATAGTGAGGCCGCTTTAGCCCACTGGCAGAAGATGCCTGTGCAGGAAGGGCTATATGAGGGGCTGCCTTATGATGGCTTTGGCCGGATGGTGGATGACCTCCTCAGTGGAAAAATCGACCGGGCCGTGATGCCCATCGAGAATTCAACCACGGGGCTTATTACACGGACCTTGGACCTCTTTCGCTACCAGCAAGTTTACGCTGAAGCTGAGCACTACCAGCCCATCCGCCATGTCTTATGGGGAGTAGAGGGGGCCCAGCTGAGTCAGCTTAAGCAAGTTTATTCCCATCCGGAAGCCTTGTCCCAGTGCACGAACTTTTTTGCGGACCATCCTTGGATCCAGCCCATTTCCTATAAGGATACGGCCCAGGCTGCCCAGTTCATTGCCCAGGAAGGGGATCCCAGTTTAGGGGCCTTGTCTAGCGAACGCTGTGGGGAAATTTACCACTTGCAGGCTTTAGCCCGCCAAGTTCAGAATGAATCGACCAATATGACGCGTTTCTTTATGATGCGGCGCTACCGCGACGAGCTGTTGAACCTAGATAAGGACCAGCTCTTAGTTCATTTGTTAGCGGACCATCCCTGGGCCAGTCGCTTGATGCTCTATGTGGAAACGGCCCACAAGCCGGGGGCCCTCCACCAATTGCTGACGATTTTTAACTTGTTCAATTGTAACTTGGAAGGCCTGGATGCCCGTCCTATTCAAGACCAGCCCTTCAGCTATGGCTTCTTCATTGAAGTGGATATCCAGGGCTTAGAAGGTCAAGCCCAGCTCTTTTGGCAGATGCTTGAACACGCTAGCCAATACATCCAGATCATCGCTTGCATGGAAGCCCAAGAGGCGGAAATTTCCTATCTGACCTAG
- the aroC gene encoding chorismate synthase translates to MSGIWGKQLQVAIFGESHGPAIGITISGLPAGLALDEDKILVEMARRRPGQNELTTPRREEDLPDIVSGYFNGHTTGAPLTALIYNTNTRSKDYSQMRKLMRPGQTDYPALKRYDGYNDYRGSGHFSGRITAPLVFAGAVCQQWLDQYGVTIGSRVCSIGEVKDQAELDFQKLSREDLLAFRQETLPVLTEGLAEEMARCIRQAKGQHDAVGGIVETYILGLEAGYGNPFFDSIESTLAHLIFSVPATKGIEFGAGFEIASMRASEANDNFYYDDQGQVQTASLNNGGIVGGISLGTPINFRTAIKAPASIAKAQSTINIESHENVELEVTGRHDPCIVPRVLPVIEAVTAIGLMDLILTRS, encoded by the coding sequence GTGAGTGGAATTTGGGGTAAACAGTTACAAGTGGCCATTTTTGGTGAGTCACACGGTCCAGCCATTGGCATCACCATTTCTGGGCTGCCAGCTGGACTAGCCCTCGATGAAGACAAGATCTTGGTAGAGATGGCGCGACGCCGGCCGGGCCAAAATGAATTAACGACACCGCGCCGGGAAGAAGACCTACCGGATATTGTGAGTGGCTATTTTAACGGCCATACAACGGGCGCGCCCTTGACGGCTCTGATCTACAATACCAATACCCGGTCCAAGGACTACAGCCAGATGCGTAAACTCATGCGTCCCGGTCAGACGGACTATCCCGCGCTCAAGCGCTATGATGGATATAACGACTACCGGGGAAGCGGCCACTTTTCGGGACGGATTACAGCGCCCCTCGTCTTTGCGGGAGCCGTCTGCCAGCAATGGCTGGACCAGTATGGAGTGACCATTGGCTCCAGGGTCTGTTCGATCGGTGAGGTCAAGGACCAAGCAGAGCTTGACTTCCAAAAACTCAGTCGAGAGGACTTATTGGCCTTCCGCCAAGAGACCCTGCCTGTTTTGACGGAGGGCTTAGCTGAAGAAATGGCCCGCTGTATCCGCCAAGCCAAGGGCCAGCATGATGCGGTAGGGGGCATTGTCGAGACTTATATCTTGGGCTTGGAAGCCGGCTATGGCAACCCCTTCTTCGATTCCATCGAATCGACGCTTGCCCATTTAATTTTCTCCGTGCCAGCTACCAAGGGGATTGAATTTGGCGCTGGCTTCGAGATTGCCTCTATGCGGGCTTCAGAAGCCAATGATAATTTTTATTATGATGACCAGGGCCAGGTCCAAACCGCCAGTTTAAACAATGGGGGGATTGTCGGGGGGATCAGTTTAGGCACACCCATCAACTTCCGGACCGCCATTAAGGCGCCGGCTTCGATTGCTAAGGCCCAATCGACCATTAATATTGAAAGTCATGAAAACGTTGAACTAGAGGTTACCGGACGCCATGACCCGTGCATTGTACCCCGGGTATTACCTGTGATTGAAGCCGTGACGGCGATCGGGTTGATGGACTTAATCCTCACCCGGTCATAA